GAGGGTGCGGGCTCCCGTCCCCTGAAAACGTCCCTAGCAACTGCGTGGCAACGATGAACCAGTGGGGCCTGGTCCTACCATCGCCCGTGTCCCCACTCAACATGCTGCTTCCCGAGGTCGAGGTGGGAGTACTTCCGTCGTCTCCGGCCTCCAGTGTTGTGGCGACGGATCTGGAGGAGGTGCTCGCGTCCAGGGAAAGGACCGGCGAGGTGGACCACCTCAACGCCGTGCTCAGCGAGGCGGTGCGGCGGCGCGTTCAGGCCTTGCCTGGCGACATCAGAGACGAGTCATTGAGTGACCACGCCTCCGTGGCGGTCCTCTTCTCCGGGGGGATCGACTCCATGATCCTGGCGGCGTTGGCGGACCGGCACGTACCCGCGGGACAAGCCATCGACCTCCTCAACGTGGCCTTCAAGCTGCAGGAGCCCAAGACTCAGAAACAACAAtccacaaagaagaagaagaagaaacccgAAACAGACCAAAACAAACCGACGACGGACTCGGCGAATGTCCCCAAGGTCTCCGAGATTTCCTCGCCGTTCGACGTCCCGGACAGACTGACGGGGCGGGCGGGGCTGCTGGAGCTGCAGGCTCTGAACCCGGAGAGGAGGTGGAACTTTGTGGAGGTGAACGTGACGCAGGAGGAGCTGCAGAGGACGCGGCGGGAGCGCGTGCGTCACCTGGTGCAGCCGCTGGACACGGTGCTGGACGACAGCATCGGCTGCGCCATGTGGTTCGCGGCGCGGGGGGAGGGCTTCGTCACGCAGGACGGCGACCGGACGCCGTTCTCTTCGCCGGCAAAGGTTCAATACAGTTTCCAGTGTTTTTATATGAGACATAAGGTTCAAGGATTAGGTTAAATTCCCTTACTGACTTGCTGTGTCTTTTTCTACCCTATGAAGTGAAAACCCTGCAGGAGTGAACCCGATCGGGATCCCAAGCTTGCTGTTCATCTCTGGttccttccccttctcctccaggtcctTCTGACGGGCATCGGGGCCGACGAGCAGCTGGCGGGCTACTCCAGACACAGGGTCCGCTTCCAGACCTCCGGCCACCAGGGGCTGGTCCAGGAGCTGGGCATGGAGCTGGGCCGCATCTCCTCCAGGAACCTGGGCCGGGACGACCGCATCATAGCGGACCACGGGAAGGAGGCCAGGTGGGTTGTCTTTGGTTAGTTATATATGGTATTATGGTATGGTATTATCTTTGGTATTTCTATGGTTAGGTCTCTCTTATGCTCACTTGACACAACGGGCAGGAATCAAGTGATTGTTGTAAGTAACTGTAGAAAGTGATTCAAATCAAGGTTCATGTTCCGAAGTAGACCATTGAGCCAAGATGCAATGTTCACTCCTTTTTATCTGGGCCTCTGTCCAGGATGTTGGTTCCAATTTTGCATGTGATCCTGTTGAGCCGGGTACGGTTGTTGAAGGAGATATTGTGGTTGACCTTTGTTGAGCCGAcatgtgtggttgttgttgatgaacTACCACTGCTTGCGTCATTGGTTGAGCAACTTGCTATAGTTCCTTTTCCTCCCAGGACAGACAGTTGTTTCTTAATCAGATAAATCCGTATCATCGCTTTTTATGCAGCTGTGTCTTTCAGTGTTGTGTAACATGTCTTCTTTATGGATGTCATAATCTTAAATTAGTAAAAGTAAACAGTTTGCGCTTTCTGTGTACGACTGCTTGTACTTTCCATGAGGTCGGGGGGTAAAATTGCGTTGGTCTGCACTGAGGGAAAGGAAAGTAATTTTTCCATGCCTGTACATCCTGTCTGGAATGGCTCAGGTCTGTCTGTTATGTTGAAGGGTGGGTGGTGCGGTTGTTTGGTTAGCTGTTCTTGTTGTAGTCCTGGATGTTCCTCTTCTACCaacatttggtgtgtgtgtgtgtggtttttcaTAGAATCCAGGCTTGGGTACATTGCAGAGGCTTTTCGACGAGTACAAATGCGGGATGGGTTTTAGTAGACGGGTGGTGGTCGTCTCTGGATCTGCTTTGCCATCAACTGTTTTGCCGTACTTTATATCCGTCTTTTTTTGGCTTGTGCTTCCCATTGTGACAAGCATCGGTGATGTGTAGCTTGTCCAAACTGAATATTTGCacgattttatatatatatatatatctcacaAAATGTCAAGAACATGTTGATGCAGTGTTGGAGTTTTTCATCACATGAACCGTCCTGTAGCCATGGTGTACAGGATTTCTTGGTCCATTACATCCATTTCTTGACAGTGGTGTGTTGAggatgggtgggggtggagaatCTTCCCATAAGTTGGGGAATGGAGGAGCTTCCCAAATGGTGGCCATTTTTAAGGTCTTGCTCTATTCTATAAGTTCTAGTTAGTCTAgatcaggggtcaccaacctttttgaacctgagagcttcttcatgggcactgagtcacacgaagggcacccagttctatacactcttctgaaataacaaatttgctcagtttgcctttagttatatattactatcaatgattaatgatactcatctatgtgaagacatgttaattaattaaatcatgttcatgatttctcacaataattatcaacaatgacttaaaaaaggtgggagagggttgttcaagaatgagtagtgctatttttagaacaggcctgcgggcgcctcgtgtggtccttgcgggcgccatGGTGCCCGCAaggcactgtgttggtgacccctggtctagatACTCCAAAAGACTGGTCAATACAGTTGTTGGGCTGTGAGACAAGGGAAGGGCCATTTGGGGTTTGAGATGGACGTCtggcagggaggaggatgagaacagGATGAAGGTGAATACCCGTAAATTGTATTCACCTTCATAAAGAAATCAACTCCTCCAAGGTTAATCATGATCCCACGATGCATTCTGAAGTAAGCTCCCTATTATTCTAGTATTGACTAGTCTGTGTCCACTATTTTCGACCTGCAGATTCCCGTACTTGGACGAGGACGTGGTGGACTACTTGAACTCCCTGCCCGTGTGGAGGAAGGCGGACCTGTCTCTGCCCCGCGGTGTGGGGGAGAAGCTGCTCCTGAGGCAGGGGGCCAGGGCCCTAGGCCTGGGaccctccgccctcctccccaAGAGAGCAATGCAGTTCGGCTCCCGCATCGCCAAGATGGAGAACAGCCACGAGAGGGCTTCCGACCGCTGCAACCGACTGCTCAGCGCTTAGAAGACAATCTCAGCCTGTGTTCTTTAATACATGGGATTCTATTTTTATTCTGATGAAATTCTGTCGTTATGAAATTACATGCATTAGAATCCGTTGTAGTAACCTGCCATTGTAtggaatatacacacacacacacacacacacacacacacacacacacacacacacacacacacacacacacacacacacacacacacacacacacacacacacacacacacaaataaccccaaaatgtattattattgaagCAATCTTCACTATGCTCAGATATGAAATTTCAGGTCCAAATGAGGTATGCGTGTCGTGTGATTGTTCCGACACACAGCAGAATAAAgactttttttctttaaacCATGTAGGACTCGACATTCTTCAGCTTTTCTTTGAAATATAGATCGCATTCGATGTAGGAGGGCAGGTTTCCAACGTCAAAACGTCCAGATATTTCGTGGGTGTAGACCGGGCTCCTGAAAGGATAGCTTATTGAGTTATCATGAACATATTAAAACCTATGTTCACAACTTTTGCTAGACTAGGGGCACCTTCACACCTGGTGAAATCTTAAAACATCATGGATTATGCAAACACCTGCTTAAGTCATATATTTGCAGTtgaaaaaaattgaactttcttTGTGATATTCATTAATATAACATACTTGGTTTATCCAAAATGGGACGATCATTTACAGGAAATATAACCTACATCTGGTTCAAATACAAGGGGGGGAAAGAAGTGTTGAAACTACCTTTGAATGAGCCAAGACACAAAGTTTCCCGGGGCATCTCTGTCTTGAATAGGTAAATCCTACAGAGGAGTTCAGAAATGTAGGTCTTAAAAGAACATTCTAGTTTATTTAAGGAATAAGGGATTGATGATGATGTGACTTGCCTTCTTAGACTCCAGAAAGTTGTCCAGGAGGGGGAGACATTTCTTAGAGAGCATGTAGAAACACGGACACTGCAATGTGTTGGAAATGAAAATCTGATTGTTTAAAAGGCTTCAATACAAGTATCAGAACGTTAAAGAGGAGGAATGTGTGCACACGTTCATGATTTTACTGGGATAACACTTAACTACCATACTAAAACGAATTGAATAGTTTTATTTATCCCTTGACATTATAGTATGCATGTAAATATGTGGTTGCTAAACCATCAATCCTAATCATCATATTATCAAAAAACTAATCAAGACAACTTTTCAGGCATGAAAATTTGGTAAAAACATCTAGCTATCCAATCAAAGCTAGCCTGTAGATACATACTTCATGTAAACCCCTGAACTTACTGCTCTCCTGGACTCTGTTTCAGCAGCAGTGGGTTTCTCCTTCATACACAACACTCGGAGGTCCTCGTCTACTTCTAGAATACCGTACTTGTGGGTGTCTGGGAAAAACAAATGTAATCGTAAATCAAGGAATACCACTGCATTAGCGACCAATACAGGAGAAGATTGTGGATACATATGCTGATCAGGCACTGCACTGTTCATTTTGCTGTCGTCCATTGTAAGTAATCAATAGTTCCCAAATGTGAAGACGATGTCTCAAAGCTTTTAGTGTTATCCGTGTGGTATGAAAGGACAGCTCACCTTCCTCTTTACACTGGTAAGAAAGAACCAGACTGTTGTCCGCACACTGCACCAGAAGTTCAGAAAATTTTCCTTCTACTATTTTCAGGCTGAAATCTTCAAGGAAAAGAGTGTCGCTATTGGATAGGAGAATATGAGGGTGTTTAAGACAGAGTTGGAGAAAAATTAAAGAATCTGTTTTTGTTACAATATCATTTGCTGTTGTCAACCGTTCTTTCCGCAAAAACGTACCCTCCAATGACTATGACGTGGTCTTCAATCTTGAAGTGCTTTATAGTAAGCTGCAGACAGGCCACGGCACCAAGACGATCCTGATAATTAAGTTACTTAAAAGATCATCCTGAACAGTTGGGATAATGCAGGCCTATATCTGACAACACTTTAAGGGATCATAGTTTTCTCTGGGATAGAGAAAACAATGTTACATGTTCCCTGTAAAATGCAGCTATGAATGATAatgatgtaggctatataaaGGGGCATTTCTACCATTGAAAACTGCCCGCTTTAAGTGTTTGCACCCTGGTCCCCACGGCCTGTGCAGGCCACCGTTCAGGACCGTTTAAATGGGTTAGAAAACACCTTGATGGTTTACCTCATTGCTTCGTGTGTGATCGCTGAGCACCTTCACCAGTGAGAACTGGGATGCCCACTCCTCAAATGCCTTGTGGTAAACAGCATTGGTCTGCGGGGAAAAGTAATTCATTATCACCAatgatgaacattttaaaattacaTTGTGGTACAGACATACGGCCAAATTAGAGTTGGTCGAAAAGCCATAATGCCATATGGCCATCTAGACAGGACGTATGAGCCATGGTGGTATAAATGTTTAGTGGGGAGCATCAAGTCTGACACAGAGAATGATTTACATGACTTTCCATATCTTTAGTTAGGAGATTCCAGCGTTACAAGTCAAAATGTGAACAACTTACGACTACATAAATGCCCTCGACACATCCAGAGAGAGTCAAGGCAGAGACCCAGTGGGAGATGAGAGCCCGCCGCCCCACGGGGAGCAGGGGCTTGGCGACCCCCGACAGATGCTGGAACCGACCGGTACCGTCGCTGTCCACATCCCTCTGGAGCCTTGTCCCGTAACCAGCTGCAAGGATCACGGCTTTCATTGGGAGACACCCTGGACAGTAGACTATGTATTGTAGCACTGGACCTGTCTGTCCTCGGTTGGTAGGAACCAAAAAGACCTGCACAACAACTTATGGCAGGTTAACTAACGGCAAAGAAAACTTCACACAACTTGAGGTAATCACAAATGTGCCCGTAAGATTATTCAATGACTTGTCACAGACTGAGTTTTTAGTCTCATAGCTTCGTGAAAGTTTGAGTTTGAGACGCGGACTTCAGCCCTTGAGGAAACACTAGGAAGTTGTTATCGTCACCAGTTCATTCCACAATAAAAGTCCCCGATtattattcaaaataaaatcTGCACCATTGATACATTTTTCACGTTGAATAACATGGTCCATTGTAATAACCAATTATTAATATTGTTCATCTTCAGATAATGGTTATACACGCAcgacacatatatacaaacacacatgcacgtttatttatttacattcgCAAGCAGTAAAAACAAACTGTGCTGACAGTAAAATATGGATAAAACAGACAATTTCGGTTTGATATTTTTATTCGCCTTctcaaaatgaaagaaaggaaaaagcgAAACATACATGAactaaacatttttttcatcaaaatatcattttttaaattTAGTACAAAACAACTAAATATGATCCAAAAGTAACCTAAACTAACAAACTCTTAAGTGTTTTCCTTTTTAGAAAATTTATTCAGGCTCTTCTTCTCCGCTCCCATCCTTTGACTCTTCTGCGCGGTCTGCATCGGCATCTTCGGTTGGTTCATTCAACTCTGACAGTTCAGGATCAGCCGTCTCCATtggttcttcttctgtggtttcTGTTGGAGGAGTTGAAGACTCCTCTGGCCTTTGCACCTCAACCtacaaacaatataaataaacaatgatGTGTAGTTTCCTTGAGTTAAAACTGTCCTGAATAATATTGATAGTGTTAACACTTtcgtttgattttttttttttggtacgGCCTTCATCACTACAGCCTTGGTTTAAGCCTGACATTCTGTTTTACTtggaaaatattaaaacaatggGTTC
The window above is part of the Gadus morhua chromosome 20, gadMor3.0, whole genome shotgun sequence genome. Proteins encoded here:
- the asnsd1 gene encoding asparagine synthetase domain-containing protein 1; the encoded protein is MCGIFCLLSFSPVESPTDQWLHQNLSRRGPDSTQDLTVTHAHPFYRCLFSAHVLHMRGALTPQPERDAAGNVLLWNGEIFSGIAVAPEENDTRVMTRQLSSCDTPAELLSVVSRVRGPWAFAYYQQAQHCLWFGRDFFGRRSLLWQFDAEAEALTLTSVGGDCTPTGADPWLEVPAAGLYRIDLKAGRVAGTGGVTLEVYPWATGGCGLPSPENVPSNCVATMNQWGLVLPSPVSPLNMLLPEVEVGVLPSSPASSVVATDLEEVLASRERTGEVDHLNAVLSEAVRRRVQALPGDIRDESLSDHASVAVLFSGGIDSMILAALADRHVPAGQAIDLLNVAFKLQEPKTQKQQSTKKKKKKPETDQNKPTTDSANVPKVSEISSPFDVPDRLTGRAGLLELQALNPERRWNFVEVNVTQEELQRTRRERVRHLVQPLDTVLDDSIGCAMWFAARGEGFVTQDGDRTPFSSPAKVLLTGIGADEQLAGYSRHRVRFQTSGHQGLVQELGMELGRISSRNLGRDDRIIADHGKEARFPYLDEDVVDYLNSLPVWRKADLSLPRGVGEKLLLRQGARALGLGPSALLPKRAMQFGSRIAKMENSHERASDRCNRLLSA
- the zgc:136439 gene encoding uncharacterized protein zgc:136439, which codes for MKAVILAAGYGTRLQRDVDSDGTGRFQHLSGVAKPLLPVGRRALISHWVSALTLSGCVEGIYVVTNAVYHKAFEEWASQFSLVKVLSDHTRSNEDRLGAVACLQLTIKHFKIEDHVIVIGGDTLFLEDFSLKIVEGKFSELLVQCADNSLVLSYQCKEEDTHKYGILEVDEDLRVLCMKEKPTAAETESRRACPCFYMLSKKCLPLLDNFLESKKDLPIQDRDAPGNFVSWLIQRSPVYTHEISGRFDVGNLPSYIECDLYFKEKLKNVESYMV